In Candidatus Margulisiibacteriota bacterium, a genomic segment contains:
- the tmk gene encoding dTMP kinase, giving the protein MKKGFFISFEGTEGCGKSTHAALLHSYLKSLGKKSVLTLEPGSTKIGKEVRKLLLSTEEPLAKNAELFLFACDRSQHVEQVIAPALNDGAVVICDRFTDSTLAYQIGGRKLPEELVRYVNAVSSCGLIPDLTFLLDVSPMVGLPRAIGVSSLGKGKVKKIDRFEKEKIAFHDEVRAFYLETAKN; this is encoded by the coding sequence ATGAAGAAGGGGTTCTTTATCAGTTTTGAAGGCACCGAAGGCTGCGGAAAATCTACGCACGCGGCCCTGCTGCATTCCTATCTTAAAAGTCTAGGCAAAAAATCGGTCCTCACCCTTGAGCCAGGTTCCACAAAGATCGGCAAAGAGGTACGGAAGCTGCTGCTTTCTACGGAAGAGCCGCTGGCAAAGAACGCGGAGCTCTTTCTTTTTGCCTGCGACAGGTCACAGCATGTTGAGCAAGTGATAGCGCCGGCGCTCAACGACGGCGCCGTTGTTATCTGCGACAGGTTCACGGATTCAACCCTTGCCTACCAGATAGGAGGCCGCAAACTTCCCGAAGAACTGGTCAGATATGTCAATGCGGTCTCTTCCTGCGGCCTGATACCGGACCTGACATTTCTGCTTGATGTTTCTCCCATGGTGGGACTTCCGAGAGCCATCGGGGTGTCCAGTCTGGGCAAAGGTAAAGTGAAAAAGATAGACCGATTCGAAAAAGAAAAGATAGCCTTTCACGACGAGGTAAGGGCCTTTTACCTTGAAACGGCAAAGAACGA